In one window of Enoplosus armatus isolate fEnoArm2 chromosome 7, fEnoArm2.hap1, whole genome shotgun sequence DNA:
- the mylk4b gene encoding myosin light chain kinase 2, skeletal/cardiac muscle: protein MSSSLVNSLAKVYDPNPLHGQKPAGRKLSLNGSDKSQASSSPSSSSFPHDAALRCVESRMDSLSSQMEHLLNMQQTVLTRLDGLSQDVRCMGRDLASMREEGRGGRRGSGVEVCRELRGAVERTSERMESQGRRLEGVEKLVEGTQQVISFIGEVVKSSRLVELLFKQPGNKKAKDDKDKAKLSLKGLKAQKKRKPLDTSDTSSLNEPVLQEQVEKLNRQNTEHSHGKAEADNQTIRGEDRGSGGRRQEPAELILDGPHTSAAQSEERKKATNEKDEEEEDVFEDSESEEGEEKADDFSPEQAGKVEDDGKKKHKGEAESVIADICKTSLQPQESSEEVGDVATCSKRRVTEEDLVKDDLKKSRVEDSKVENADGQLVEGGEPQASKSDEVKTEAEEEGKEGESAGKEFTIDSSPPPLAPFDHRIVTPKPHQIATYYTINRDEVLGGGRFGQVHKCMENSSGLMLAAKIIKARSQKEKDVVRNEIQVMNQLNHANLIQLYAAFESRHDIILVMEYVEGGELFDRIIDENYNLTELDTVLFIRQICEGLQYMHKMYILHLDLKPENILCVSRATNKIKIIDFGLARRYKPREKLRVNFGTPEFLAPEVINYEFVSFPTDMWSLGVITYMLLSGLSPFLGDDDNETLNNILACQWNFEEEEFTDISDEAKDFITRLLVKSKSWRMSAAESLRHPWLSDQSLHYRLNLKKNKCHSTHAPSPESQTETL from the exons ATGAGCTCAAGCCTCGTCAACTCTTTAGCCAAAGTCTATGATCCGAACCCTCTTCATGGTCAGAAGCCTGCTGGAAGGAAACTCTCTCTTAATGGATCAGACAAGTCCCAAGCTTCTTCATCTCCATCGTCATCCTCCTTCCCTCATGATGCTGCCCTGCGCTGCGTGGAGAGCCGAATGGACTCCTTGAGCTCTCAGATGGAGCACTTGCTCAACATGCAGCAGACTGTCTTGACCCGGCTGGATGGCTTGTCCCAGGATGTCAGGTGTATGGGTCGGGATCTGGCGTCTATGCGTGAAGAGGGCCGTGGGGGGAGACGTGGGTCAGGGGTTGAGGTGTGCAGGGAGCTGCGCGGGGCCGTGGAGAGGACCAGCGAGCGGATGGAGAGCCAGGGACGCAGGCTGGAAGGGGTGGAGAAGCTGGTGGAGGGCACCCAGCAGGTGATCAGCTTCATTGGGGAGGTGGTGAAGAGCTCCAGGCTGGTGGAGCTGCTGTTTAAACAGCCTGGGAACAAGAAG GCAAAGGATGACAAGGATAAAGCCAAACTGAGCCTGAAGGGCTTGAAGGcccagaagaagaggaaaccTCTGGACACATCGG ACACGTCCTCGCTGAATGAGCCTGTGCTGCAGGAACAGGTGGAAAAGCTCAACAGGCAGAACACCGAGCATTCCCATGGAAAAGCAGAGGCTGACAATCAGACAATCAGGGGGGAGGACAGGGGAAGTGGAGGACGAAGACAGGAGCCGGCAGAGCTGATCCTGGATGGACCACACACCTCTGCCGCCCagtcagaggagaggaagaaggcaaCGAACgagaaagatgaggaggaggaggatgtctTTGAGGACTCGGAGtcagaggaaggggaggaaaagGCAGACGATTTTAGTCCAGAACAGGCTGGAAAAGTTGAGGATGATGGGAAGAAAAAGCATAAAGGAGAGGCAGAAAGTGTCATCGCAGATATCTGCAAGACCTCTCTACAACCACAGGAAAG CTCCGAGGAGGTCGGCGACGTGGCCACTTGCAGCAAACGTCGTGTCACAGAGGAAGACCTGGTGAAGGACGACCTCAAAAAAAGCAGAGTGGAAGACAGTAAAGTGGAAAATGCTGATGGACAGTTGGTGGAGGGGGGCGAGCCTCAGGCCTCCAAATCTGACGAAGTGAAGACTGAGGcggaagaggaggggaaggagggagagtcGGCAGGGAAGGAATTTACGATTG ACTCAAGCCCTCCACCGTTAGCACCTTTCGACCACCGCATCGTGACTCCCAAACCTCATCAGATAGCCACCTATTACACCATCAACAGAGACGAGGTCCTGGGAGG gGGACGTTTCGGACAAGTGCACAAGTGCATGGAGAACTCCTCGGGTTTGATGTTGGCTGCCAAGATCATCAAAGCCAGGAGCCAGAAAGAGAAG gatgTGGTGAGGAATGAGATCCAGGTGATGAACCAACTGAACCACGCCAACCTCATCCAGCTGTACGCCGCATTTGAGTCTCGCCACGACATCATCCTGGTCATGGAATA tgtggagggaggggagctgTTTGACCGCATCATTGATGAGAACTACAACCTGACGGAGCTGGACACGGTGCTGTTTATACGCCAGATCTGTGAAGGGCTGCAGTACATGCACAAGATGTACATCCTACATCTTGACCTCAAG cctgaGAACATTCTTTGTGTCAGCAGAGCTACTAACAAGATTAAGATAATTGACTTCGGCCTGGCCAGGAG GTATAAGCCCAGAGAGAAGCTGAGGGTCAACTTTGGAACACCTGAATTTTTAGCTCCTGAAGTCATCAACTATGAGTTTGTTTCATTCCCCACAGACATGTGGAGCCTTGGCGTCATCACTTACATGCT GCTCAGCGGCTTGTCTCCGTTTCTGGGGGATGACGACAACGAGACACTGAACAACATCCTGGCCTGTCAGTGGAactttgaggaggaggagtttacGGACATCTCGGACGAGGCCAAAGACTTCATCACCCGTCTGCTGGTGAAGAGTAAGAGCTGGAGGATGAGTGCAGCCGAGTCCCTCAGACACCCCTGGCTGTCAGACCAGAGTCTGCACTACCGACTAAATCTGAAG AAAAACAAGTGCCACTCCACACATGCTCCCTCTCCAGAGAGCCAGACAG AAACACTGTGA